A single window of Mycolicibacterium aurum DNA harbors:
- a CDS encoding glycosyltransferase, protein MRVVQVANFYGPRSGGLRTAVDRLGAEYCAAGHTVYLIVPAPHPDRTTLPSGVIRIRMPARLIPFTGGYRAVHPRPVTDLLARLRPDALEVSDRLTLRSLGPWGRRHGVSTVMISHERLDRLVGQVLPAAMARAVADAANRRTAANYDAVVCTTAFAREEFDRIGAQNAMTVPLGVDLDQFHPRRRSSEIRAQWAGPEQLLLVHCGRLSVEKHPHRSIDTVAALRDSGIDARLVVVGEGPLRARLQRQATRLPVDFTGFIGCRDTVAGILASADIALAPGPHETFGLAALEALACGTPAVVSRTSALAEILTPDSGATADNDPRAIAHAVTTLLDRPELQRRTNARRRAEQFTWPQSAAGMLSALRVH, encoded by the coding sequence ATGCGGGTGGTCCAGGTCGCGAACTTCTACGGGCCGCGGTCCGGTGGGCTGCGCACCGCGGTGGACCGGCTGGGTGCCGAGTACTGCGCCGCCGGACACACCGTCTACCTCATCGTCCCCGCACCACACCCCGACCGGACCACGCTGCCGTCCGGGGTCATCCGCATCCGCATGCCCGCCCGACTGATCCCGTTCACCGGCGGATACCGGGCCGTGCATCCGCGGCCGGTGACCGACCTGCTGGCACGGCTTCGCCCCGACGCGCTGGAGGTGTCCGACCGGCTGACACTGCGATCGTTGGGGCCGTGGGGCCGCCGACACGGCGTGTCCACCGTGATGATCTCCCACGAGCGGCTGGATCGCCTTGTCGGACAGGTGCTTCCCGCCGCCATGGCGCGAGCGGTCGCCGACGCGGCGAATCGACGCACGGCGGCCAACTACGACGCCGTCGTGTGCACCACGGCGTTCGCCCGTGAAGAGTTCGACCGGATCGGCGCGCAGAACGCGATGACGGTCCCGCTCGGTGTCGATCTCGACCAGTTCCATCCCCGTCGGCGCTCGTCGGAGATCCGGGCGCAGTGGGCCGGCCCCGAACAGTTGCTGCTGGTCCACTGCGGCCGGCTGTCGGTCGAGAAGCATCCGCATCGCAGCATCGATACGGTGGCGGCGCTGCGTGATTCGGGCATCGACGCGCGACTGGTCGTGGTCGGGGAGGGACCGCTGCGCGCCAGGCTCCAGAGACAGGCGACGCGACTGCCGGTCGACTTCACCGGTTTCATCGGGTGCCGGGACACCGTCGCGGGAATCCTGGCCAGCGCCGACATCGCGTTGGCGCCGGGCCCGCACGAGACGTTCGGGCTGGCCGCTCTCGAAGCGCTGGCATGCGGCACACCCGCGGTGGTGTCGCGAACGTCGGCGTTGGCCGAGATTCTCACCCCCGACAGTGGCGCCACCGCCGACAACGACCCGCGCGCCATCGCCCACGCCGTCACCACCCTGCTCGACCGCCCCGAATTGCAGCGGCGCACCAACGCTCGGCGGCGCGCCGAACAGTTCACCTGGCCGCAGTCGGCAGCAGGAATGCTCAGCGCTTTGCGTGTCCACTAG
- a CDS encoding SRPBCC family protein — MQGSVTVSMAAPPERIWDLIADVRSIGTFSPETFEAEWLDGATGPALGARFRGHVRRNEIGPVYWTPCRVTACEPGREFGFEVLLGDRAVNNWHYSLTPTATGTDVTESFRLNQSPLMAVYSMSIGRLRRRRNLRDMRKTLERVKGAVEGGARP; from the coding sequence ATGCAGGGATCGGTAACGGTGTCCATGGCTGCTCCCCCGGAGCGGATCTGGGATCTGATCGCCGACGTCCGCAGTATCGGTACGTTCTCGCCCGAGACGTTCGAGGCGGAATGGCTCGACGGCGCGACAGGACCGGCGCTGGGCGCCCGATTCCGAGGTCATGTGCGGCGCAACGAGATCGGTCCGGTCTACTGGACGCCGTGCCGGGTCACGGCGTGCGAGCCGGGTCGCGAATTCGGTTTCGAGGTGCTGCTGGGCGACCGGGCCGTGAACAACTGGCATTACTCGTTGACGCCGACGGCGACGGGCACCGACGTCACCGAGTCGTTCCGCCTCAATCAGAGTCCCCTCATGGCGGTGTACTCGATGTCGATAGGGCGACTGCGCCGGCGCCGCAATCTCCGCGATATGAGGAAGACGCTGGAGCGGGTCAAGGGTGCGGTGGAGGGCGGAGCCCGACCATAG
- a CDS encoding N-acyl-D-amino-acid deacylase family protein, which produces MSYDTIIRNGRWFDGTGAPSAVRTIGIRDGHIATVAEDDLDETDCPQVIDAAGKWVLPGLLDIHTHYDVEVLGGPALAESLRHGVTTVMLGSCSLSTIYVDPVDAGDIFGRVEAIPRHHVIDAVDRHKTWSNGEEYIEALEARPLGPNVAAFIGHSDMRAATMGLDRATRKDQRPTKFEQAQMEQMLTEALRAGFVGMSSMQLLFDKLDGEVCRSRTLPSTYAKARELRRLKSLLRRSGRVLQSGPDIENPLNIGSQLFQSLGIVRNPLKTSLLSAADVKSNPFAVKLLGPMARLVNRLGGNFRWQHLPVPFEVYADGIDLVIFEEFGSGAAALHLKDELERNALLRDEDYRRRFRKEYEAKFGMRVWHRDFFDAHIVACPDASVIGKSFGEVGRDRGGLHPVDAFLDLVLEHGTALRWRTTISNHRPEVLKKLAADTAIQMGFSDAGAHLRNMAFYNMGLRLLRHVQDAARSGRPFMTVEQAVHRLTGELADWYRIDAGHLRVGDRADVVIIDPERLDATLDEYAEEPVEQYGGLSRMVNRNDDTVAAVFVGGRAVFLDGQPTSLVGTERTGRFLRAAHRAPAPATSAARKDALAHVG; this is translated from the coding sequence GTGAGCTACGACACGATCATTCGCAACGGCCGATGGTTCGACGGCACCGGCGCCCCGTCGGCGGTGCGCACCATCGGCATTCGGGACGGCCACATCGCCACCGTCGCCGAGGACGATCTGGACGAGACCGATTGCCCGCAGGTGATCGACGCCGCGGGCAAGTGGGTGCTGCCCGGCCTGCTCGACATCCACACCCACTACGACGTCGAGGTGCTCGGCGGACCTGCGCTGGCCGAATCCCTGCGCCACGGAGTCACCACGGTGATGCTCGGCTCGTGTTCGCTGTCGACCATCTACGTCGACCCCGTGGACGCCGGCGACATCTTCGGCCGGGTCGAGGCGATCCCCCGCCACCATGTCATCGACGCGGTCGACCGGCACAAGACCTGGTCCAACGGCGAGGAGTACATCGAAGCTCTCGAAGCGCGGCCGCTCGGCCCCAATGTCGCGGCGTTCATCGGCCACTCCGACATGCGCGCAGCCACCATGGGACTGGACCGCGCCACCCGCAAGGATCAGCGGCCGACGAAGTTCGAGCAGGCCCAGATGGAGCAGATGCTTACCGAGGCACTGCGCGCCGGCTTCGTCGGAATGTCGTCCATGCAGCTGCTTTTCGACAAGCTCGACGGTGAGGTATGCCGTTCGCGCACGCTGCCGTCGACGTACGCGAAGGCGCGTGAGCTCCGGCGGCTGAAGTCGCTGCTGCGCCGCTCGGGCCGGGTCCTGCAGTCCGGGCCCGACATCGAGAACCCGTTGAACATCGGGTCGCAGCTGTTCCAGTCTCTCGGCATCGTGCGTAACCCGCTCAAGACCAGCCTGCTCTCGGCAGCCGATGTGAAGTCCAACCCGTTCGCGGTGAAGCTGCTGGGCCCCATGGCCCGCCTGGTGAACCGCCTGGGCGGCAACTTCCGCTGGCAGCACCTGCCGGTGCCGTTCGAGGTCTACGCCGACGGCATCGATCTGGTCATCTTCGAGGAGTTCGGATCCGGGGCTGCCGCACTGCACCTCAAGGACGAGCTGGAGCGCAATGCACTGCTTCGCGACGAGGACTACCGGCGCCGGTTCCGCAAGGAATACGAGGCGAAGTTCGGCATGCGGGTGTGGCACCGCGACTTCTTCGACGCCCACATCGTCGCCTGCCCTGACGCATCGGTGATCGGCAAGTCCTTCGGTGAGGTCGGCCGTGACCGCGGCGGCCTGCACCCGGTGGACGCGTTCCTCGATCTGGTCCTCGAACATGGCACCGCGCTGCGCTGGCGCACCACGATTTCCAACCATCGGCCGGAGGTACTCAAAAAGCTCGCCGCCGACACCGCGATCCAGATGGGGTTCTCGGACGCGGGAGCGCACCTGCGCAACATGGCGTTCTACAACATGGGTCTGCGGCTGCTGCGCCACGTCCAGGACGCCGCACGCTCGGGCCGGCCCTTCATGACCGTCGAGCAGGCGGTGCATCGACTCACCGGCGAACTCGCCGACTGGTACCGCATCGACGCCGGCCACCTTCGCGTCGGCGACCGCGCGGACGTCGTGATCATCGACCCCGAGCGCCTGGACGCCACGCTGGACGAGTACGCGGAAGAGCCGGTCGAGCAGTACGGCGGACTGTCGCGGATGGTCAACCGCAACGACGACACCGTGGCCGCCGTGTTCGTCGGCGGCCGGGCGGTGTTCCTGGACGGGCAGCCGACATCTCTGGTCGGCACCGAGCGCACGGGCCGGTTCCTGCGTGCCGCGCATCGGGCGCCGGCTCCGGCCACATCGGCTGCACGCAAGGATGCACTGGCCCATGTCGGTTGA
- a CDS encoding cytochrome P450, which translates to MSSKTGVDSGTVVRTNGIAPPDVPLADVDLGSWDFWGLDDDIRDGAFATLRREAPITFHNSYVADPDAEVAGHWALTRYDDVFYASRHPEIFSSALGITVSDQTPELAEYFGSMIAMDDPRHTRLRNIVRSAFTPRVLALIEDSVRVRARSLVQDMVAAHPDGCGEIVAELAGPLPLQIICDMMGIPEQDHQTIFHWTNVILGFGDPDIATDFDEFVSVAMSIGAYATQLADDRRSHPGDDLTTSLVQAELDGEQLTSAEVASFFILLVVAGNETTRNAISHGVLALSRYPEERDRWWSDYAAMAPTAVEEIVRWSSPVAYMRRTATRDVELGGVTIAAGEKVSLWYGSANRDESKFADPWRFDVTRHPNPHVGFGGGGAHFCLGANLARREITVAFEELHRLVPDIRAVAEPDLLQSAFIHGIKRLPVRWTPPN; encoded by the coding sequence ATGAGCTCGAAGACGGGTGTCGACTCCGGAACGGTCGTACGCACCAACGGGATCGCTCCCCCGGATGTGCCGCTGGCCGATGTCGACCTCGGCTCGTGGGATTTCTGGGGTCTCGACGACGACATCCGTGACGGCGCGTTCGCGACGCTGCGGCGGGAGGCTCCGATCACCTTCCACAACTCGTATGTCGCCGACCCCGACGCCGAGGTCGCCGGACACTGGGCACTAACCCGCTATGACGATGTGTTCTACGCGAGCAGGCATCCCGAGATCTTCAGCTCGGCCCTCGGCATCACGGTCAGCGACCAAACTCCGGAACTCGCCGAGTATTTCGGCTCGATGATCGCTATGGACGATCCCCGTCACACCCGCCTGCGCAACATCGTGCGCAGCGCGTTCACGCCGCGGGTACTGGCCCTCATCGAGGACTCGGTGCGCGTGCGGGCGCGCAGCCTGGTCCAGGACATGGTGGCCGCACACCCCGACGGTTGCGGAGAGATCGTCGCTGAACTGGCCGGCCCGTTACCCCTGCAGATCATCTGCGACATGATGGGCATCCCCGAGCAGGATCATCAGACGATCTTCCACTGGACGAATGTCATCTTGGGATTCGGCGATCCGGACATCGCCACGGATTTCGACGAGTTCGTTTCTGTCGCAATGAGTATCGGGGCCTACGCCACCCAGTTGGCTGACGACCGGCGGTCGCATCCGGGTGACGATCTGACCACAAGCCTGGTGCAGGCGGAACTCGACGGCGAACAGCTCACGTCGGCCGAGGTGGCGTCCTTCTTCATTCTCTTGGTGGTCGCGGGCAACGAGACCACCCGCAACGCGATCAGCCACGGCGTGCTGGCGCTGAGCCGCTATCCGGAGGAGCGCGACCGCTGGTGGTCGGACTACGCCGCGATGGCGCCTACCGCGGTCGAGGAGATCGTCAGGTGGTCGTCCCCGGTGGCGTATATGCGGCGCACCGCCACGCGAGACGTCGAGTTGGGCGGAGTCACCATCGCCGCCGGCGAGAAGGTCTCGCTGTGGTACGGATCCGCGAACCGGGACGAGTCCAAGTTCGCGGATCCGTGGCGCTTCGACGTGACCCGTCATCCGAATCCGCACGTGGGCTTCGGCGGCGGCGGCGCGCATTTCTGCCTCGGCGCCAACCTGGCCCGTCGTGAGATCACGGTCGCGTTCGAGGAGCTGCACCGACTGGTGCCCGACATCCGAGCTGTCGCCGAACCAGACCTGCTGCAGTCGGCGTTCATCCACGGGATCAAACGGCTGCCCGTGCGCTGGACGCCGCCGAACTAG
- a CDS encoding amidohydrolase family protein — MTALREHVDAVQLVDHHVHGCWLDTVGRARFENALNEANTEPLAEFDSGFDTQLGFAVRAHCAPHLGLDKHAAADDYWARRSTVAEREVAQRFLAEAQVSDWVVDTGFASGVADLEELAGLGVGRVHEVIRLESIAEQAAAAAGDYAAAFDDVLAEQGRTAIGTKSVLAYRGGFVGDLSDPSPAEVAVAAERWRAAGGTRLTDRVLLRFGLHRALRLGKPLQFHVGFGDRDCDLDAANPVHLLDFLRVSGDTPVMLLHCYPYEREAGYLAQAFNNVYLDGGLSINYLGARSVAFIGRLLEMAPFRKILYSSDGFGPSELHYLGSRLWRTGIAATLQGFVDAGEWSEADAIRVVDLIAGDNARRVYQLD, encoded by the coding sequence GTGACGGCGCTGCGCGAACATGTGGACGCCGTGCAGCTCGTCGACCACCACGTGCACGGCTGCTGGCTGGACACCGTCGGACGGGCCCGCTTCGAGAACGCCCTCAACGAGGCCAACACCGAACCCCTGGCCGAATTCGACTCCGGTTTCGACACCCAGCTCGGATTCGCGGTGCGGGCGCACTGTGCTCCGCATCTGGGCCTCGATAAGCACGCCGCAGCCGACGACTACTGGGCTCGGCGCAGCACCGTGGCGGAACGGGAAGTCGCGCAACGATTTCTGGCCGAAGCGCAGGTCTCGGACTGGGTGGTCGACACCGGCTTCGCCAGCGGGGTCGCCGACCTCGAAGAACTTGCCGGGCTCGGGGTGGGCCGTGTCCACGAGGTCATCCGGCTGGAATCGATCGCCGAGCAGGCCGCCGCCGCAGCGGGAGACTATGCGGCGGCGTTCGACGACGTGCTCGCCGAACAGGGCCGGACTGCCATCGGCACCAAGTCGGTGCTGGCTTACCGCGGCGGCTTCGTCGGCGACCTGTCCGATCCCTCACCCGCCGAGGTGGCCGTGGCGGCGGAGCGCTGGCGCGCGGCCGGCGGCACCCGCCTGACAGACCGCGTGCTGCTGCGATTCGGCCTGCACCGCGCATTGCGCCTGGGCAAACCGCTGCAGTTCCACGTCGGCTTCGGCGACCGGGACTGTGACCTGGATGCCGCCAATCCTGTTCACCTGCTGGATTTTCTACGCGTCAGCGGGGACACGCCGGTGATGCTGCTGCACTGCTACCCCTACGAGCGGGAGGCCGGCTATCTGGCGCAGGCCTTCAACAACGTCTACCTCGACGGCGGCTTGTCCATCAACTACCTCGGCGCCCGATCCGTCGCGTTCATCGGCCGTCTGCTGGAGATGGCGCCGTTCCGCAAGATCCTGTACTCCTCGGACGGCTTCGGCCCGTCCGAACTCCACTATCTCGGGTCGCGCCTGTGGCGCACCGGGATAGCCGCGACGCTGCAGGGTTTCGTGGACGCCGGCGAGTGGAGCGAGGCCGACGCCATCCGGGTCGTCGACCTGATCGCGGGGGACAACGCCCGGCGCGTCTACCAACTCGACTGA
- a CDS encoding dienelactone hydrolase family protein: protein MTPLQRYIAEEIATDHVDGLLSRREAMRRLALLGVGATAATALIAACGDSKQQAGTATSSETSPPPPSSTATSAVNAAPPPGMDAALPTTPVTWAGPKGELQGAWAGASEPRGGILVIHENKGLNDWTRSVAGRLAGAGYSSLAIDLLSDRGGTATFTDPAEATAALGNRAPEDMVADLKSGIAEVQRRTPGQKVAAIGFCMGGGLVWRLLAAGTPELAAAFPFYGPTPDNPDFAGSQDVAVLAFYGELDQRVNATEPTAKAALEKAGLVHELVTEPGANHAFFNDTGDRYDPTAAADAWTRTLEWLATHVG, encoded by the coding sequence GTGACCCCGCTCCAGCGCTACATCGCGGAAGAGATCGCCACCGACCACGTCGACGGGCTGCTGTCCCGCCGGGAGGCGATGCGCCGCCTGGCGCTGCTCGGCGTCGGCGCCACCGCGGCCACTGCGCTGATCGCCGCGTGTGGAGACAGCAAGCAGCAGGCGGGGACGGCGACGTCATCGGAGACGTCGCCGCCACCGCCTTCGTCGACGGCGACGTCCGCGGTGAACGCCGCACCGCCGCCGGGAATGGACGCCGCACTGCCGACCACACCGGTCACCTGGGCCGGCCCGAAGGGCGAACTGCAGGGCGCCTGGGCTGGGGCGTCCGAACCGCGGGGCGGAATCCTGGTCATCCACGAGAACAAAGGCCTCAACGACTGGACGCGGTCGGTGGCGGGCCGGCTGGCCGGCGCCGGCTATTCCAGCCTGGCGATCGACCTGCTCTCCGACCGCGGGGGCACCGCGACCTTCACCGATCCCGCGGAGGCCACGGCGGCCCTGGGTAACCGCGCCCCGGAGGACATGGTGGCCGACCTGAAGTCCGGCATCGCCGAGGTGCAGCGCCGGACACCGGGACAGAAGGTGGCGGCCATCGGATTCTGCATGGGCGGTGGCCTGGTGTGGCGACTTCTGGCCGCAGGTACCCCCGAGCTGGCCGCGGCGTTCCCGTTCTACGGCCCGACACCGGACAACCCGGACTTCGCCGGCTCCCAGGACGTCGCGGTGCTCGCCTTCTACGGTGAGCTCGATCAGCGGGTCAACGCCACCGAGCCGACGGCCAAGGCCGCTCTGGAGAAAGCGGGTCTCGTGCACGAGCTCGTCACCGAGCCAGGCGCCAACCACGCCTTCTTCAACGACACCGGTGACCGCTACGACCCGACCGCCGCCGCGGACGCGTGGACCCGCACGCTGGAGTGGCTGGCCACCCACGTCGGCTAG
- the speB gene encoding agmatinase has protein sequence MAEQLDLAYAGLASFGHRPFLTEVDQLDSWKPDAAIVGAPFDVGTTNRPGARFGPRAIRATAYEPGTYHMDLGLEIFDWLEVVDFGDAYCPHGQTEVSHNNIRERVHAIASRGIVPVILGGDHSITWPAATAVADHHGYGNVGIVHFDAHADTADEIEGNLASHGTPMRRLIESGAVPGSHFVQVGLRGYWPPRDTFEWMLEQKMTWHTMQEIWERGFKAVMADAVSEALAKADKLYVSVDIDVLDPAHAPGTGTPEPGGITSADLLRMVRQLCYEHDVAGVDVVEVAPAYDHAELTVNAAHRVVFEALAGMAARRRDAAEAEPGQPARFYRDRGTTSPE, from the coding sequence ATGGCGGAGCAGCTCGACCTCGCCTATGCGGGTCTGGCGTCATTCGGTCACCGGCCATTCCTGACCGAGGTCGATCAGCTCGACTCGTGGAAACCGGACGCGGCGATCGTCGGCGCCCCGTTCGACGTCGGCACCACCAATCGGCCGGGTGCGCGGTTCGGTCCGCGCGCGATCAGGGCCACCGCGTACGAACCGGGGACCTATCACATGGACCTCGGGCTCGAGATCTTCGATTGGCTCGAGGTCGTGGACTTCGGCGACGCGTACTGCCCCCATGGTCAGACTGAGGTGTCGCACAACAACATTCGGGAGCGGGTACACGCGATCGCCTCGCGCGGGATCGTCCCGGTGATTCTCGGCGGCGACCACTCGATCACCTGGCCCGCCGCCACCGCCGTCGCCGACCACCACGGGTACGGCAATGTCGGCATCGTGCATTTCGACGCGCATGCCGACACCGCCGACGAGATCGAGGGCAACCTCGCCAGCCACGGGACGCCGATGCGCAGGCTCATCGAATCCGGCGCGGTGCCCGGCTCGCATTTCGTGCAGGTGGGCTTGCGCGGCTACTGGCCGCCGCGGGACACGTTCGAGTGGATGCTCGAACAGAAGATGACCTGGCACACGATGCAGGAGATCTGGGAGCGCGGCTTCAAAGCGGTGATGGCCGACGCCGTGAGTGAGGCGCTCGCCAAAGCCGACAAGCTCTACGTGTCCGTCGACATCGATGTGCTCGACCCGGCACACGCACCGGGCACGGGAACCCCTGAGCCTGGTGGCATCACCAGCGCCGACCTGCTGCGGATGGTCCGGCAGCTCTGCTACGAGCACGACGTCGCCGGTGTGGACGTGGTCGAGGTGGCGCCCGCGTACGACCACGCCGAGCTGACGGTGAACGCCGCCCACCGGGTGGTGTTCGAGGCGCTCGCCGGCATGGCCGCCCGCCGCCGCGACGCCGCCGAGGCCGAGCCGGGTCAGCCCGCGCGGTTCTACCGCGACCGGGGGACTACTTCTCCAGAGTGA
- a CDS encoding cyclopropane mycolic acid synthase family methyltransferase, producing MPEATSGSQDLQPHFEDVQSHYDLSDDFYRLFLDPTQTYSCAYFERDDMSLEEAQRAKIDLSLGKLGLQPGMTLLDIGCGWGATLLRALEKYDVNVIGLTLSRNQQAHVQKALDASGSSRSKKVLLQGWEQFDEPVDRIVSIGAFEHFGRDRYDEFFKMAHRVLPDDGVMMLHTIIKPTDEEFAERGLKLTMSLVRFSKFIMDEIFPGGDLPKPTTVADHAAKAGFRLTREQRLREHYAKTLDIWAEALQKRETEAVEIQSREVYDRYMKYLTGCADLFRGGYTDICQFTLEK from the coding sequence TTGCCAGAAGCAACGAGCGGATCTCAGGATCTGCAGCCGCATTTCGAGGACGTCCAGTCGCATTACGACTTGTCAGACGACTTTTACCGGCTGTTTCTCGACCCCACACAGACGTACAGCTGCGCCTACTTCGAGCGTGACGACATGTCCCTCGAAGAAGCCCAGCGGGCCAAGATCGACCTGTCGCTGGGCAAGCTCGGACTTCAGCCGGGCATGACCCTTCTCGACATCGGGTGCGGATGGGGCGCGACTTTGCTGCGTGCGCTGGAAAAGTACGACGTCAACGTGATCGGTCTGACCCTGAGCCGCAACCAGCAGGCCCACGTGCAGAAGGCTCTCGACGCCAGCGGCAGCTCGCGCAGCAAGAAGGTCCTCCTGCAGGGGTGGGAGCAGTTCGACGAGCCCGTCGACCGCATCGTCTCTATCGGGGCGTTCGAGCACTTCGGGCGTGACCGTTACGACGAGTTCTTCAAGATGGCGCACCGCGTTCTGCCCGACGACGGCGTGATGATGCTGCACACCATCATCAAGCCGACCGACGAGGAATTCGCCGAGCGCGGCCTGAAGCTGACGATGAGCCTCGTGCGGTTCTCGAAGTTCATCATGGACGAGATCTTCCCGGGCGGGGATCTGCCCAAGCCCACCACCGTCGCCGACCACGCTGCGAAGGCCGGTTTCCGGCTGACTCGCGAGCAGCGGCTCCGCGAGCACTACGCCAAGACGCTCGACATCTGGGCCGAGGCGCTGCAGAAGCGCGAGACCGAGGCGGTCGAGATCCAGTCACGTGAGGTCTACGACCGGTACATGAAGTACCTGACCGGCTGCGCGGACCTGTTCCGCGGCGGCTACACCGACATCTGCCAGTTCACTCTGGAGAAGTAG
- a CDS encoding serine hydrolase domain-containing protein: protein MFSRALPIVVVAVVSAAGCAESFEPSPTTPTSSTSAAGPAATMPAELTTRLEGAVDRVMAEAGVPGAIVGIWGPDGEFVRAFGVADKKTRAPMKTDFYSRIGSQTKTFTVTAVLQLADQGRLRLDDPVSRFVDGVPRGDAITLRHLAGMQSGLPNYSRNPAFARALYAGPRRPFSLAQLLEYAFSQPASFAPGAAFEYSNTNTVLLGLVVEKVSGQALHDYIRDHISVPLGMHDTSFPTDDEFPKPHAAGYTMQTEDGREATATDWNPSWAWAAGSMVSTLQDMRIWAPALATGALLTRQTHQERLRTVDAEGKPAPFGYGLGLFNQAGWIGHNGSLPGYQTVSAYLPERHTTLVVFTNTDIPFRGADPGTLLATALTTQLTPDHVYRIG from the coding sequence ATGTTCAGTCGCGCATTGCCGATCGTGGTCGTTGCGGTGGTGTCGGCTGCGGGTTGCGCAGAGTCCTTCGAGCCGTCGCCCACCACCCCGACAAGCAGCACGAGTGCCGCGGGACCGGCGGCCACGATGCCGGCGGAGCTGACCACCAGGCTCGAAGGAGCGGTCGACCGGGTCATGGCCGAGGCGGGCGTCCCGGGAGCCATCGTCGGAATCTGGGGCCCCGACGGCGAGTTTGTGCGCGCGTTCGGGGTGGCCGACAAGAAGACCAGGGCACCGATGAAGACCGACTTCTACAGCCGGATCGGCAGTCAGACCAAGACGTTCACGGTCACGGCGGTGCTGCAGCTGGCGGATCAGGGTCGCCTCCGTCTTGATGATCCGGTCTCCCGTTTCGTCGACGGCGTGCCTCGGGGCGACGCGATCACGCTGCGCCACCTTGCCGGCATGCAGAGCGGGCTGCCGAACTACTCGCGCAACCCCGCGTTCGCGCGGGCCCTGTATGCCGGTCCGCGTCGCCCGTTCTCCCTCGCGCAGTTGCTCGAGTACGCGTTCTCCCAGCCGGCATCGTTCGCTCCGGGCGCCGCGTTCGAGTACAGCAACACCAACACGGTTCTGCTGGGTTTGGTGGTGGAGAAGGTCAGCGGCCAGGCCCTGCACGATTACATTCGCGACCACATCAGCGTGCCTCTCGGCATGCACGACACCAGCTTCCCGACCGACGACGAGTTCCCGAAGCCGCACGCCGCCGGGTACACGATGCAGACCGAGGACGGCCGCGAAGCCACGGCGACCGACTGGAACCCGTCCTGGGCATGGGCGGCGGGCAGCATGGTCTCGACACTGCAGGACATGCGGATCTGGGCGCCGGCGCTGGCGACCGGCGCGCTGCTGACCCGGCAGACGCATCAGGAGCGGCTGCGAACCGTCGACGCCGAGGGCAAGCCCGCGCCGTTCGGCTACGGCCTCGGCTTGTTCAACCAGGCGGGCTGGATCGGCCACAACGGCAGCCTGCCCGGCTATCAGACCGTGTCGGCCTACCTCCCGGAGCGCCACACCACGCTCGTCGTCTTCACCAACACCGACATCCCGTTCCGCGGCGCGGATCCCGGCACCTTGTTGGCGACGGCGCTCACGACGCAACTGACGCCGGACCACGTGTACCGGATCGGCTGA
- a CDS encoding nuclear transport factor 2 family protein has product MSVEQTAEAVDAVVHGMWSALSARDWDAVKTFLAPDCIYLDVPVGPAAAARGPDDIVKRLKIGIEPLASYENFPGLMVSNGVDVMYEHHEEWHWRTGESAVLDFVTVHRVVDGKITLWKDYWNMGALADHAPPSWLEDFANADMSWIFDATGLV; this is encoded by the coding sequence ATGTCGGTTGAGCAGACGGCAGAGGCCGTCGACGCGGTGGTGCACGGGATGTGGAGTGCGCTGTCGGCACGTGACTGGGACGCTGTGAAGACCTTTCTGGCACCGGACTGCATCTATCTGGACGTACCGGTGGGCCCCGCCGCGGCGGCGCGCGGGCCCGACGACATCGTCAAGCGACTCAAGATCGGGATCGAGCCGCTGGCGTCCTATGAGAACTTCCCCGGCCTGATGGTCAGCAACGGCGTCGACGTCATGTACGAACATCACGAGGAATGGCATTGGCGTACAGGCGAATCCGCCGTTCTGGACTTCGTCACCGTGCACCGGGTCGTCGACGGAAAGATCACGCTGTGGAAGGACTACTGGAACATGGGCGCGCTGGCCGACCACGCGCCGCCCAGTTGGCTGGAGGATTTCGCCAACGCAGACATGTCGTGGATATTCGACGCGACCGGTCTGGTCTGA